The following proteins are encoded in a genomic region of Protaetiibacter sp. SSC-01:
- a CDS encoding carbohydrate ABC transporter permease → MTTTALPRPARPRRRGRGLPVSRRLAPYVFVAPFVALFLAFGIYPMLFTLRLSFTNWHGAGSARWVGWDNYTYLLGNPAFWNSLGNSAVLWLLIIPAQLVIGLAAAILLDNAKLKLRGFYRTAFIVPFVTPLVAVAQIWVVLFDQNYGAVNAVLGAVGLPDVAWLTSSEWAKPTLALLFIWKTSGFIIIILLSGLQAIDSSVYEAAALDGAGRMRRVWSITIPLIRRTLMFSVVLQTLAVFQMFAEPFVVTQGGPYSSTTTAGLYLYNHITRGDLGTGAANSFLLVILVMALSLGFVRLLRAKD, encoded by the coding sequence ATGACCACGACTGCACTGCCACGCCCCGCGCGGCCGCGCCGACGCGGCAGGGGGCTCCCGGTCAGCCGGCGCCTCGCGCCCTACGTCTTCGTCGCCCCGTTCGTCGCCCTGTTCCTCGCGTTCGGCATCTACCCGATGCTCTTCACGCTGCGGCTGAGCTTCACGAACTGGCACGGAGCCGGCTCCGCCCGATGGGTGGGGTGGGACAACTACACCTACCTGCTCGGCAACCCCGCGTTCTGGAACTCGCTCGGCAACTCTGCCGTGCTGTGGCTGCTCATCATCCCGGCGCAGCTCGTGATCGGGCTCGCGGCCGCGATCCTGCTCGACAACGCGAAGCTCAAGCTGCGCGGCTTCTACCGCACCGCCTTCATCGTGCCGTTCGTGACGCCGCTCGTCGCGGTCGCGCAGATCTGGGTCGTGCTCTTCGACCAGAACTACGGAGCCGTCAACGCCGTGCTCGGGGCCGTCGGGCTGCCGGATGTCGCGTGGCTCACCTCGAGCGAGTGGGCGAAGCCGACCCTCGCGCTGCTCTTCATCTGGAAGACGAGCGGCTTCATCATCATCATCCTCCTCTCGGGCCTGCAGGCGATCGACTCCTCCGTCTACGAGGCCGCGGCGCTCGACGGCGCCGGACGCATGCGGCGCGTGTGGAGCATCACGATCCCGCTCATCCGGCGCACGCTCATGTTCTCGGTCGTGCTGCAGACGCTCGCCGTCTTCCAGATGTTCGCCGAGCCGTTCGTCGTGACGCAGGGCGGTCCCTACTCGTCGACGACGACGGCCGGCCTCTACCTCTACAACCACATCACGCGCGGGGACCTCGGCACGGGTGCCGCGAACTCGTTCCTGCTCGTGATCCTCGTGATGGCGCTGTCGCTCGGCTTCGTGCGGCTCCTGCGGGCGAAGGACTGA
- a CDS encoding PQQ-binding-like beta-propeller repeat protein has product MSDTTTVAAEPSEQPAALTPVSPLRRALVWAATFAVVAVGTLGLAASDLAPAPANGGRAARFVPADGSAMMWTASDGTRSIHENARDTGPAMLLELPANAAYGIFSDTPEHALRSIDLWRETTAFLDDPESSAVTSLYVLDDAGLSLLTATGGTVGFAYSPALVMLPADARPGVTWEGEGDAMPAGLLHYTTRGELTDAGDGCLVSTTDTRYLDPDSGAELLAVDEQATWCPGRGIVRDVGVVGGEEISYDIVELPETGGLGRTDIATTPARYDWTDADRWRPRDLEFVITDPGFGESPQGTPFDGLAATTSDGALVAAVGGRLASYTVEGGRATRGWLASPGGDLITLSAVGDVTLVTTATRRLVAYDERGARLWSTTFPDVVLAAPAVAPDDDIVAVSVDGTLRRIDLVTGETVWSTALRTDVDSTPAVGSGLAVVVDRGGAVIARSLADGTSQWSTDLVGAERAVAGEGVIAVQGVNADVWVLDPADGSTRWDADRRGLGRSIAIADGVVVALGDAGTAAWDVDDGRELWTSPADTQLLVGDGRLVLVTATSVEVRDPDGELVREVELGEAFIGVTRVVLPTPHGIRILNSNTTGTEVRG; this is encoded by the coding sequence ATGTCCGACACCACCACCGTCGCCGCGGAACCGAGCGAGCAGCCCGCTGCCCTGACACCCGTCTCGCCGCTTCGGCGCGCCCTCGTGTGGGCGGCCACCTTCGCGGTCGTCGCCGTCGGCACCCTCGGGCTCGCCGCATCCGACCTCGCACCCGCGCCCGCGAACGGCGGACGCGCCGCGCGCTTCGTGCCGGCCGACGGCAGCGCGATGATGTGGACGGCATCCGACGGCACCCGCTCGATCCACGAGAACGCGCGCGACACGGGCCCGGCGATGCTGCTCGAGCTGCCCGCGAACGCCGCCTACGGTATCTTCTCCGACACCCCTGAGCACGCCCTCCGCAGCATCGACCTGTGGCGCGAGACGACGGCGTTCCTCGACGACCCCGAGAGCTCGGCCGTCACGTCGCTCTACGTGCTCGACGACGCGGGCCTCTCGCTGCTCACCGCGACCGGCGGCACGGTCGGGTTCGCCTACTCCCCCGCGCTCGTCATGCTGCCCGCGGATGCGCGGCCCGGCGTCACGTGGGAGGGCGAGGGTGACGCGATGCCCGCCGGCCTGCTGCACTACACGACGCGCGGCGAGCTCACGGATGCGGGCGACGGGTGCCTCGTCTCCACGACCGACACCCGCTACCTCGACCCCGACTCGGGTGCCGAGCTGCTCGCTGTCGACGAGCAGGCCACGTGGTGCCCGGGCCGCGGCATCGTGCGCGACGTCGGCGTCGTCGGCGGGGAGGAGATCAGCTACGACATCGTCGAGCTGCCCGAGACGGGCGGGCTCGGTCGCACCGACATCGCCACGACCCCCGCGCGCTACGACTGGACGGATGCCGACCGCTGGCGCCCGCGCGACCTCGAGTTCGTGATCACCGACCCCGGTTTCGGCGAGTCGCCGCAGGGCACCCCGTTCGACGGTCTGGCCGCGACGACGAGCGACGGCGCGCTCGTGGCGGCGGTCGGCGGCCGCCTCGCGTCGTACACGGTCGAGGGCGGCAGGGCGACGCGCGGTTGGCTCGCCTCACCCGGCGGCGACCTCATCACGCTCTCCGCGGTCGGGGACGTGACCCTCGTGACGACCGCGACGCGGCGGCTCGTCGCCTACGACGAGCGCGGCGCCCGACTGTGGTCGACGACGTTCCCGGATGTCGTGCTCGCGGCCCCCGCGGTCGCCCCCGACGACGACATCGTCGCCGTGAGCGTCGACGGCACCCTGCGCCGCATCGACCTCGTGACGGGCGAGACGGTGTGGTCGACCGCCCTGCGCACCGACGTCGACTCGACGCCCGCCGTCGGCAGCGGCCTCGCGGTCGTCGTCGATCGGGGCGGCGCCGTGATCGCGCGCTCCCTCGCCGACGGCACCTCCCAGTGGAGCACCGACCTCGTCGGCGCCGAGCGCGCCGTCGCGGGCGAGGGCGTCATCGCGGTGCAGGGCGTCAACGCCGACGTGTGGGTGCTCGACCCGGCCGACGGCTCCACCCGCTGGGACGCCGACCGCCGCGGCCTGGGGCGCAGCATCGCGATCGCCGACGGGGTCGTCGTGGCCCTCGGCGACGCCGGCACGGCCGCGTGGGACGTCGACGACGGCCGCGAGCTGTGGACGAGCCCCGCCGACACCCAGCTGCTCGTCGGCGACGGCCGCCTCGTGCTCGTGACCGCGACATCCGTCGAGGTGCGCGACCCCGACGGCGAGCTCGTCCGCGAGGTCGAGCTCGGCGAGGCCTTCATCGGCGTGACGCGCGTCGTGCTGCCGACGCCCCACGGCATCCGGATCCTCAACTCGAACACGACCGGCACGGAGGTGCGCGGATGA
- a CDS encoding LacI family DNA-binding transcriptional regulator yields MRTVSNVVSGYAHVSERMRTRVLAAIEELDYRPNPVARTLRTGRTGMLALVVPEIDVPYFSELARDVINSAAEVGYRVMIDQTAHDHERERELLTGGDRTMLFDGILFAPLVTPAELLEMNTRTSMPLVLLGEHDFDGRYDHVAIDNVRAAHDATTHLVSIGRTRIAAIGAQPDEEYSTPQQRTAGFESALSDAGLAPVGIEAAAHYSRADGYQATRALLERDPRPDAIFCYSDLLAMGALRAVFDAGLRVPEDVAIIGIDDIEEGRYSRPSLSTVSLDTPFIAQGAVARITARIDDPDAPAVQLVAPHTVIPRESTLGG; encoded by the coding sequence ATGCGCACCGTGTCCAACGTCGTGAGCGGCTACGCCCACGTGAGCGAGAGGATGCGCACGCGCGTGCTCGCCGCGATCGAGGAGCTCGACTACCGGCCCAACCCGGTCGCGCGCACGCTGCGCACGGGCCGCACGGGCATGCTCGCCCTCGTCGTGCCCGAGATCGACGTGCCCTACTTCAGCGAGCTCGCGCGCGACGTCATCAACTCCGCCGCCGAGGTCGGCTACCGCGTCATGATCGACCAGACCGCGCACGACCACGAGCGCGAGCGGGAGCTGCTCACGGGCGGGGATCGCACGATGCTCTTCGACGGCATCCTCTTCGCGCCCCTCGTGACGCCCGCCGAGCTGCTCGAGATGAACACGCGCACGTCGATGCCGCTCGTGCTGCTCGGCGAGCACGACTTCGACGGACGCTACGATCACGTCGCGATCGACAACGTGCGCGCGGCGCACGACGCCACGACCCACCTCGTCTCGATCGGCCGTACGCGCATCGCGGCGATCGGCGCTCAGCCCGACGAGGAGTACTCGACGCCGCAGCAGCGCACGGCCGGCTTCGAGAGCGCTCTCTCGGATGCGGGGCTCGCCCCCGTCGGCATCGAGGCGGCCGCGCACTACAGTCGCGCCGACGGCTACCAGGCGACGCGCGCCCTCCTCGAGCGCGACCCCCGACCGGATGCGATCTTCTGCTACTCCGACCTGCTCGCGATGGGCGCCCTCCGCGCCGTCTTCGACGCGGGCCTGCGCGTGCCCGAGGACGTCGCGATCATCGGCATCGACGACATCGAGGAGGGCCGCTACTCGCGCCCCTCGCTCAGCACGGTGTCGCTCGACACCCCCTTCATCGCGCAGGGGGCCGTCGCCCGCATCACGGCCCGCATCGACGACCCCGACGCCCCCGCCGTGCAGCTCGTCGCCCCGCACACGGTCATCCCGCGCGAGAGCACCCTCGGGGGCTGA
- the radA gene encoding DNA repair protein RadA produces MARPPAPGYACSECGWTGAKWFGRCPECQQWGSIVERGAPTGKVTAASVPESRAARPITEHVVADATHRQTGIGEFDRVLGGGLVPGAAVLVSGEPGVGKSTLLLEVAARVARRGGRVLYVSGEESAGQVRLRAERTGALDDELYLASETDLATVLGHIDAVRPGLLIVDSVQTIASSLSDGAPGQPAQVREVAGTLVRVAKERSIPLLLVGHVTKDGSIAGPRLLEHLVDVVLSFEGDRQTALRFVRALKNRFGPTDEAGCFEMAGDGIAEVPDPSGLFLSRTHTPVPGTCVTVTLEGRRALPVEVQALVVDTTAPNPRRIVSGVDGARVAMLLAVLEKRCRIKLSDKEVYVSTVGGIRLSEPGSDLAIALAIASAAKDRPLPRTLAAIGEISLAGEVRAVAGGRQRAAEATRLGYRTIVDEEAGSIQTAESLAFSASGAERVNAPAF; encoded by the coding sequence ATGGCCCGACCCCCCGCCCCCGGTTACGCATGCTCCGAGTGCGGCTGGACGGGCGCCAAGTGGTTCGGGCGCTGCCCCGAGTGCCAGCAGTGGGGCTCCATCGTCGAGCGCGGGGCGCCCACCGGCAAGGTGACCGCCGCATCCGTGCCCGAGTCGCGCGCCGCACGGCCCATCACCGAGCACGTCGTCGCGGATGCCACCCACCGCCAGACGGGCATCGGCGAGTTCGACCGCGTGCTGGGCGGCGGGCTCGTGCCGGGTGCCGCCGTGCTCGTGTCGGGTGAGCCGGGCGTCGGCAAGTCGACGCTCCTGCTCGAGGTCGCTGCGCGCGTGGCACGCCGAGGCGGGCGGGTGCTCTACGTCTCGGGCGAGGAGTCGGCGGGCCAGGTGCGGCTGCGGGCCGAGCGCACGGGCGCCCTCGACGACGAGCTGTACCTCGCATCCGAGACAGACCTCGCCACCGTGCTGGGTCACATCGACGCCGTGCGCCCCGGGCTGCTCATCGTCGACTCGGTGCAGACGATCGCCTCCTCCCTCTCGGATGGCGCCCCCGGCCAGCCGGCGCAGGTGCGGGAAGTCGCGGGCACGCTCGTCCGCGTCGCGAAGGAGCGCTCCATCCCGCTGCTGCTCGTCGGCCACGTGACGAAAGACGGCTCGATCGCGGGCCCGCGTCTGCTCGAGCACCTCGTCGACGTCGTGCTGAGCTTCGAGGGCGACCGCCAGACGGCGCTGCGCTTCGTGCGCGCCCTCAAGAACCGCTTCGGACCGACGGATGAGGCGGGCTGCTTCGAGATGGCGGGGGACGGCATCGCGGAGGTGCCCGACCCGTCGGGGCTCTTCCTCTCGCGCACCCACACGCCCGTGCCGGGCACGTGCGTCACGGTCACGCTCGAGGGACGCCGCGCGCTCCCGGTCGAGGTGCAGGCGCTCGTCGTCGACACGACGGCGCCCAACCCGCGCCGCATCGTGAGCGGCGTCGACGGCGCGCGCGTCGCGATGCTGCTCGCGGTGCTCGAGAAGCGCTGCCGCATCAAGCTCTCCGACAAGGAGGTCTACGTGTCGACGGTGGGCGGCATCCGGCTCTCCGAGCCCGGGTCCGACCTCGCGATCGCGCTCGCCATCGCGTCGGCCGCGAAAGACCGGCCGCTGCCGCGCACGCTCGCCGCGATCGGCGAGATCAGCCTCGCGGGCGAGGTGCGCGCCGTCGCGGGTGGGCGCCAGCGCGCGGCCGAGGCGACGCGCCTCGGGTATCGCACGATCGTCGACGAGGAGGCCGGCTCGATCCAGACGGCCGAGTCGCTCGCGTTCTCGGCGAGCGGGGCGGAGCGGGTGAACGCGCCGGCGTTCTGA
- a CDS encoding carbohydrate ABC transporter permease: MTISTQAGERRRPHIASHAFLVVLTLAFLAPVVWAVLSAFKPANDIIRHPLEFDATTFGFDNFIGMFQDVPILHGFLNTAIVLVVKGSITLFCAPLAAYAFAKYDFPGKNLLFGTVLVTLMLPTIVLIIPLLLEMKELGWVNTYQALILPGAVDAFAIFWMRQVIAAVPDELLDAARVDGCGEFGLYWRIVVPIIRPGLAGLAVLTVMNIYNDFVWPVVVASSERMATLQVVLSTLASTISGNKIGADYATVTGELLAASTVALVPLLVIFFLLQKHFINGILAGSVKG; this comes from the coding sequence ATGACGATCTCCACCCAGGCAGGCGAGCGTCGCCGCCCGCACATCGCCTCGCACGCGTTCCTCGTCGTGCTCACGCTCGCGTTCCTCGCGCCCGTCGTGTGGGCGGTGCTCTCGGCGTTCAAGCCCGCGAACGACATCATCCGGCACCCCCTCGAGTTCGACGCGACGACCTTCGGGTTCGACAACTTCATCGGGATGTTCCAAGACGTCCCGATCCTGCACGGCTTCCTCAACACGGCGATCGTGCTCGTCGTGAAGGGCTCGATCACCCTCTTCTGCGCGCCGCTCGCGGCCTACGCCTTCGCGAAGTACGACTTCCCCGGCAAGAACCTGCTGTTCGGCACGGTGCTCGTCACCCTCATGCTGCCGACGATCGTGCTCATCATCCCGCTGCTGCTCGAGATGAAGGAGCTCGGCTGGGTCAACACCTACCAGGCGCTCATCCTGCCGGGTGCGGTCGACGCGTTCGCGATCTTCTGGATGCGACAGGTGATCGCCGCCGTGCCCGACGAGCTGCTCGACGCGGCGCGGGTCGACGGCTGCGGCGAGTTCGGGCTCTACTGGCGGATCGTCGTGCCGATCATCCGTCCCGGCCTCGCCGGCCTCGCGGTGCTCACGGTCATGAACATCTACAACGACTTCGTGTGGCCCGTCGTCGTCGCGAGCTCCGAGCGGATGGCGACTCTCCAGGTCGTGCTGTCGACCCTCGCCTCCACGATCTCCGGCAACAAGATCGGCGCCGACTACGCGACCGTCACGGGCGAGCTGCTCGCCGCGAGCACCGTGGCGCTCGTGCCGCTGCTCGTCATCTTCTTCCTCCTTCAGAAGCACTTCATCAACGGCATCCTCGCCGGAAGCGTGAAGGGCTGA
- the rlmC gene encoding 23S rRNA (uracil(747)-C(5))-methyltransferase RlmC: MQCDYFDAGVCRSCTLMGVEYDAQLAGKVAHAESLLSPWADAMWLPPMTSRPEAFRNKAKMVVGGTVDAPTLGILDGDRRGVDLRGCGVLAEGLRAALPPIAAFITLARLEPYDVPARRGELKNVLLTESPDGRLMLRFVLRSTESLARIRKHLPALLDALPQLAVVSVNLLPEHKAVLEGEVEVPLTADESLAMRLDDVVLHLRPGSFFQTNTDVAADLYHQARAWVDELAPASVWDLYCGVGGFALHVAGPGRRVLGIETSAPAVESARLSAAEAGLADVAFEVGDATAVGGADAPDAVIVNPPRRGLGPELCATLEASSVGAVVYSSCNAVSLARDLAAMPSLRPRRIRVFDMFPQTEHYEVMVLLERVS, encoded by the coding sequence GTGCAGTGCGACTACTTCGACGCGGGGGTGTGCCGTTCGTGCACCCTCATGGGCGTCGAGTACGACGCCCAGCTCGCGGGCAAGGTCGCGCACGCCGAGTCGCTCCTGAGCCCGTGGGCGGATGCCATGTGGCTCCCGCCGATGACGTCGCGCCCCGAAGCCTTCCGCAACAAGGCGAAGATGGTCGTCGGCGGCACGGTCGACGCGCCGACCCTCGGCATCCTCGACGGCGACCGCCGCGGCGTCGACCTGCGCGGATGCGGCGTGCTGGCCGAGGGGCTCCGCGCCGCGCTCCCGCCGATCGCCGCGTTCATCACCCTCGCGCGCCTCGAGCCGTACGACGTGCCGGCCCGACGTGGCGAGCTCAAGAACGTGCTGCTGACCGAGTCGCCCGACGGGCGCCTCATGCTGCGCTTCGTGCTGCGCTCGACCGAGTCGCTCGCGCGCATCCGCAAGCACCTGCCGGCGCTGCTCGACGCGCTGCCCCAGCTCGCGGTCGTGAGCGTCAACCTGCTGCCCGAGCACAAGGCCGTGCTCGAGGGCGAGGTCGAGGTGCCGCTCACGGCCGACGAGTCGCTCGCGATGCGGCTCGACGACGTCGTGCTGCATCTGCGTCCGGGCAGCTTCTTCCAGACGAACACGGATGTCGCGGCCGACCTCTATCACCAGGCACGTGCGTGGGTCGACGAGCTCGCCCCCGCATCCGTCTGGGACCTCTACTGCGGCGTCGGCGGCTTCGCGCTGCACGTCGCGGGCCCCGGCCGTCGTGTGCTCGGCATCGAGACGAGCGCGCCCGCGGTCGAGAGCGCGCGGCTGTCGGCCGCCGAGGCGGGGCTCGCGGATGTCGCGTTCGAGGTGGGCGACGCGACCGCGGTCGGCGGTGCGGATGCTCCGGATGCCGTCATCGTCAACCCGCCGCGGCGCGGCCTCGGGCCGGAGCTGTGCGCGACGCTCGAGGCGTCGAGCGTCGGCGCGGTCGTCTACTCGAGCTGCAACGCGGTGTCGCTCGCGCGCGACCTCGCGGCGATGCCGAGCCTGCGCCCGCGCCGCATCCGGGTGTTCGACATGTTCCCGCAGACGGAGCACTACGAGGTCATGGTGCTGCTCGAGCGCGTCTCGTAG
- a CDS encoding glycoside hydrolase family 2 protein, producing the protein MTLPKPEYPRPDRDRSDRWLTLNGTWSFSSDEGDTEITVPFAWETPASGVQRTWLEHGVYRRDVPATEWPRTYLCFGGVHHRARVTLDGELLGEHVGGSVPFEFDITGRSGELVVEVEAPADKRELVHGKQRSIPRDDYDGVSFTPTSGIWQSVWLEGRGREEIRSVVVRGDSLTGFDVAGEADAAEVRIDGVPFAVVDGRFAARIDLVEPRLWSPADPHLYELELTTSDDRVVVTAGLRRIETRGEELYLNGERLYLRGVLDQGYWPETGLTAPSEEALVRDLELARDLGFTMVRKHIKLEEPRWLHHADRMGMLVWAEPPAPSRWTPASAEAFLAQLPIMVERDGNHPSIIAWGLYNEEWGLDWDIPGSPERADAAVAAYDALRALDDTRPIVENSGWNHVRTDLVDWHYYDEDPASWARNLAELAAGSREDWPVKLGPDFVVDKSLYGSDDFPRTGVPIVNSEYGAGFTSLERAWHSRWQTQELRRHDRFAGYVYTELTDVEHEMAGVVDADRRPKDAGGLDYRAMHADTVLVVDLVPAHAGADIRVPEQPFDLDVHVSHHGRAPLSGAVHAAWGAAGSRLRPVDGAVTAPVGVVRPFELSAAATLRIPAPAGPARLHLWFTEEDGTVRASTFVDAAPVEQPNRRGARAE; encoded by the coding sequence ATGACCCTCCCCAAGCCCGAGTACCCGCGCCCCGACCGCGACCGGTCCGACCGCTGGCTGACCCTCAACGGCACGTGGTCGTTCTCGAGCGACGAGGGCGACACCGAGATCACGGTGCCGTTCGCGTGGGAGACCCCGGCATCCGGAGTGCAGCGCACGTGGCTCGAACACGGCGTCTACCGTCGCGACGTGCCGGCGACCGAGTGGCCGCGCACGTACCTGTGCTTCGGCGGCGTGCACCACCGCGCGCGCGTCACGCTCGACGGCGAGCTGCTCGGCGAGCACGTGGGGGGCAGCGTGCCGTTCGAGTTCGACATCACGGGGCGCTCGGGCGAGCTCGTCGTCGAGGTGGAGGCGCCGGCCGACAAGCGCGAGCTCGTGCACGGCAAGCAGCGCTCGATCCCGCGCGACGACTACGACGGCGTCTCGTTCACCCCGACGTCGGGCATCTGGCAGTCGGTGTGGCTCGAGGGCCGCGGCCGCGAGGAGATCCGCAGCGTCGTCGTGCGCGGCGACTCGCTCACGGGGTTCGACGTGGCGGGCGAGGCGGATGCGGCCGAGGTGCGCATCGACGGCGTACCTTTCGCGGTGGTCGATGGGCGCTTCGCGGCGCGCATCGACCTCGTCGAGCCCCGCCTGTGGTCGCCCGCCGATCCGCACCTCTACGAGCTCGAGCTCACGACCTCGGACGACCGGGTGGTCGTGACCGCCGGATTGCGCCGCATCGAGACCCGTGGCGAGGAGCTCTACCTCAACGGCGAACGCCTCTACCTGCGCGGCGTGCTCGACCAGGGCTACTGGCCCGAGACCGGGCTCACGGCGCCGAGCGAGGAGGCCCTCGTGCGCGACCTCGAGCTCGCGCGCGACCTCGGCTTCACGATGGTGCGCAAGCACATCAAGCTCGAGGAGCCGCGCTGGCTGCATCACGCCGACCGGATGGGCATGCTCGTGTGGGCGGAGCCGCCCGCCCCCAGCCGCTGGACCCCGGCATCCGCGGAGGCGTTCCTCGCGCAGCTGCCGATCATGGTCGAGCGCGACGGCAACCACCCGTCGATCATCGCGTGGGGCCTCTACAACGAGGAGTGGGGCCTCGACTGGGACATCCCGGGCAGCCCCGAACGAGCGGATGCCGCGGTCGCCGCCTACGACGCCCTGCGCGCGCTCGACGACACACGACCGATCGTCGAGAACTCGGGCTGGAACCACGTGCGCACCGACCTGGTCGACTGGCACTACTACGACGAGGACCCGGCGTCGTGGGCGCGCAACCTCGCCGAGCTCGCCGCCGGCTCCCGCGAGGACTGGCCGGTCAAGCTCGGCCCCGACTTCGTGGTCGACAAGAGCCTCTACGGCTCCGACGACTTCCCGCGCACGGGCGTGCCGATCGTCAACAGCGAGTACGGTGCGGGCTTCACGAGCCTCGAGCGGGCATGGCACTCGCGGTGGCAGACGCAGGAGCTCCGCCGACACGACCGCTTCGCGGGCTACGTGTACACCGAGCTGACCGACGTCGAGCACGAGATGGCGGGCGTCGTGGACGCCGACCGTCGCCCGAAGGATGCGGGCGGGCTCGACTACCGCGCGATGCACGCCGACACGGTGCTCGTCGTCGACCTCGTGCCCGCGCACGCGGGGGCTGACATCCGGGTTCCCGAGCAGCCGTTCGATCTCGACGTGCACGTGTCGCACCACGGCCGTGCGCCGCTCTCGGGTGCCGTGCATGCCGCGTGGGGTGCGGCCGGGTCGCGCCTCCGCCCGGTCGACGGTGCGGTCACGGCGCCGGTCGGCGTCGTGCGGCCGTTCGAGCTGAGCGCCGCTGCGACCTTGCGCATCCCGGCGCCCGCCGGGCCCGCTCGCCTGCACCTGTGGTTCACGGAGGAAGACGGCACGGTGCGGGCGAGCACGTTCGTCGACGCGGCGCCCGTCGAGCAGCCGAACCGCCGCGGGGCGCGCGCGGAGTGA
- a CDS encoding ABC transporter substrate-binding protein, whose protein sequence is MHQRTTRALALGGIAALTLGLTACGPAIGDGGESTDSAKLQAPTESSPKGEITIWDREGDLFNVFDEAIEAFNEKYPDIVVHHEAVDIGAKLQNTLITGSDVPDGVFLDDQLVAGYADHLWDLSDVLAPYASDIAPQKLDVNSQGDGIYGVPFDLDPGLLFYNATALEAAGIDASAIETYDDLLDAARAYKAAVPDAGPIHLEQSPFLGQLQLEMYASQLGTALTDDDGALRLDSPEYEQILTFLDTVSKEGLGTRAEYLSPTDIETLDAGKQVFFPWAIWFDFAPQQLLEQTAGDWRAMPLPAWTDGGARSGAMGGSSFILPKDGENSQLAWLFYEFLMFDEAGYSTVWGPNSVYPEGLNTSIPSYLPAADPAKPLFQPVDAFGGQDLWAVATEAGAEIPGGVPTPSWWAGAVDYLGNNLQLMLDGTLTPRQVIENSTADIQKNLIDRQ, encoded by the coding sequence ATGCACCAGCGCACCACCCGAGCCCTCGCGCTCGGCGGGATCGCCGCACTCACCCTCGGCCTCACGGCCTGCGGCCCCGCCATCGGAGACGGCGGAGAGAGCACCGACTCCGCGAAGCTCCAGGCCCCGACCGAGAGCTCGCCGAAGGGCGAGATCACGATCTGGGACCGAGAGGGCGACCTCTTCAACGTCTTCGACGAGGCGATCGAGGCGTTCAACGAGAAGTACCCCGACATCGTCGTGCACCACGAGGCGGTCGACATCGGCGCCAAGCTGCAGAACACCCTCATCACCGGCAGCGACGTGCCCGACGGGGTGTTCCTCGACGACCAGCTCGTCGCCGGCTACGCCGACCACCTGTGGGACCTGAGCGACGTGCTCGCGCCCTACGCATCCGACATCGCCCCGCAGAAGCTCGACGTGAACTCGCAGGGCGACGGCATCTACGGCGTGCCGTTCGACCTCGACCCGGGCCTGCTGTTCTACAACGCGACCGCGCTCGAGGCCGCAGGCATCGACGCATCCGCGATCGAGACCTACGACGACCTGCTCGACGCCGCCCGCGCCTACAAGGCCGCAGTGCCCGACGCCGGCCCCATCCACCTCGAGCAGAGCCCCTTCCTCGGCCAGCTGCAGCTCGAGATGTATGCGAGCCAGCTCGGCACCGCGCTCACCGACGACGACGGCGCCCTGCGCCTCGACTCGCCGGAGTACGAGCAGATCCTCACCTTCCTCGACACCGTGAGCAAGGAAGGGCTCGGCACGCGCGCCGAGTACCTCTCGCCCACCGACATCGAGACGCTCGACGCGGGCAAGCAGGTGTTCTTCCCGTGGGCGATCTGGTTCGACTTCGCGCCGCAGCAGCTGCTCGAGCAGACGGCGGGCGACTGGCGCGCGATGCCGCTGCCCGCGTGGACGGATGGCGGGGCCCGCTCGGGCGCGATGGGCGGCTCCTCGTTCATCCTCCCGAAGGACGGCGAGAACTCGCAGCTCGCGTGGCTCTTCTACGAGTTCCTGATGTTCGACGAGGCCGGCTACTCCACGGTGTGGGGCCCCAACTCGGTCTACCCCGAGGGGCTCAACACGTCGATCCCGAGCTACCTGCCCGCGGCCGACCCCGCGAAGCCGCTCTTCCAGCCGGTCGACGCGTTCGGCGGTCAGGACCTCTGGGCCGTCGCGACGGAGGCCGGGGCCGAGATCCCGGGCGGCGTGCCGACCCCCAGCTGGTGGGCGGGGGCCGTGGACTACCTCGGCAACAACCTGCAGCTCATGCTCGACGGAACGCTCACGCCGCGCCAGGTGATCGAGAACTCGACGGCCGACATCCAGAAGAACCTCATCGACCGGCAGTAG